The region GCAGGAGAGTCGCCTGCCGCGTCTCCTGCAACGTCGCTTTAAACGCTGCCACCAAATCGTGCGGCAGATGACGGATAAACCCTACGGTATCCGCCAGCACCGTTTCACCCACGTCTGCGACGTCAATACGGCGCAAGGTTGGGTCCAGGGTCGCAAAGAGCTGGTCTGCGGCATACACCTGGGCCTCGGTTATCTGGTTAAACAGGGTGGATTTACCGGCGTTGGTATAGCCCACCAGCGACACCGTTGGGATGTCGGCTTTCGTTCGCGCCCGACGCCCCTGCTCGCGCTGTTTCTCAACACGTTCCAGACGTGAAAGGATCTGGGTTATACGACCACGCAGCAAACGGCGGTCGGTTTCGAGCTGGGTTTCACCCGGGCCGCGCAAACCAATCCCGCCTTTTTGTCTTTCAAGGTGTGTCCAGCCACGCACCAGACGCGTCGCCAGATGGCGCAGCTGCGCCAGCTCAACCTGCAACTTACCCTCGTGGGTACGCGCACGCTGAGCAAAAATATCTAAGATCAACCCCGTGCGATCGATAACACGGCATTCGCAGAGAGCTTCCAGGTTACGTTCCTGAGCCGGAGACAGCGCATGATCAAACAGCACAACAGATGCGCCGGTTGCTTTTACGGCATCCGCAATTTCAACTGCTTTACCTTCACCAACAAAGTACTTCGGGTGCGGCGCTTTACGGCTACCGGTAATCACCTGCATTGCTTCGACACCGGCGGAAGAGACCAGAGATTCAAACTCCTGGAGGTCTTCCATATCTTTGTCTTGCGAAAAATAGATGTGTACCAGCACCGCCTGCTCACCGGCGTCATAACGGTCAAACAAGCGTAAACCTCTCTAAAAAGATCAGCGGGGAACGCAGGATCCCTGGCTCCCCGTGTGGATAACAGCCCAAAACCTTATTCGGTTTCTTCGCTGTCCTGCGCAGGTGCAGATGAACCCTGCGCGTTGCTGCCGTGATGGTAGTTACTGCCAGTGCCGCCGCCAGCGTTATTGCTGTGATGAGATACCGGACGGGACGGAACAACAGTAGAAATCGCGTGCTTATAGACCATCTGGCTGACCGTGTTTTTCAACAGGATCACGAACTGATCGAAAGACTCAATCTGACCTTGCAGCTTAATACCATTCACCAAATAAATAGAAACTGGAACACGCTCCCGACGCAATGCGTTCAGGAACGGATCTTGTAAAGATTGCCCCTTAGCCATTCTATCTTTTCCTTATATGCTTGTTTTGTACTTAGAACCTTGCGATTCTGAAAAATTGCGCACGATACGGCTTAATTGTACACATTCAGTCAGCGATATCACCAACAACCTCAATCACTTCGTTTAACGCCTGTTGTGGTTTTTCACTGTCTAACCAGTGAACCCCCTCCCAACCGCGCAACCAGGTGATCTGGCGCTTCGCTAACTGTCTCGTGGCGCAAACACCTCGATAAACCATTTCATCGTATGAAATCTCGCCTTCAAGATACGACCACATCTGGCGGTATCCCACACAACGAATGGAAGGCATGTCCGTATGCAAATCTCCACGGGCAAAAAGCGCCCGCACTTCTGCTTCAAAATCTGAAGCCAACATCTGATGAAAACGCTGCTCAATTCGTTGATGGAGCAGTTCACGGCTCGCCGGGGCGATGGCGAACTGATGCACCTGATACGGCAGAGCGTCTCCTGACGTTTGCGTCAGTTCCGTTAAAGTTTTACCCGAAATGAAAAAAACTTCCAGTGCCCGGGAAAGCCTTTGCGGATCGTTTGGGTGGATCCGCGCTGCGGCAACCGGGTCAATCTCCTCCAGTTGCTTGTGCAAAACGTCCCACCCCTGCTCTGCCGCCTGCTGCTCAATCTTCGCTCTGACTTCCGGATCGGCCGATGGCAGAGGCGATAACCCCTCCAGCAGCGCCTTGAAGTAGAGCATGGTTCCGCCAACCAGCAGCGGTATGCGTCCCGCGGCGGTAATCTCGGCCATCTCGGCTAAGGCGTCGCGGCGAAAATCTGCTGCGGAGTAAGCCTGTGCCGGGTCGAGAATATCCAGCAAACGGTGCGGCGCTGCACGCAGTTCGTCTGCGTTGGGCTTCGCCGTGCCGATGTCCATCCCTCGATAAATGAGGGCAGAATCTACGCTAATCAACTCTACTGGCAAAACTTTACGTAACTCAATGGCTAACGCTGTTTTGCCAGAGGCCGTTGGGCCCATTAAAAAAATTGCCTTTGGCAGGCTCGCCTTACTTACATCAGTCATGTTTCAGGGCGGTCATCGCCGTTTGTAAATCAACAGGTTGTAACAAGCCACCTGGTGGTGCTTTCACCAGCTGCGGACAGAGGCGTTCCACCTCCGCCAGCACGGTGATCGCCTGCGCCATACTCCACGGTGCATGTTCGCTGGCCAGATGGCGGGCGATCCACTGCGCGGTATCGGCGGCATCAAACGTCGTTTGCTGCGCCAGGTAGCCTATCAGTTCAGGAATCAAGTTTTGTAAATTTTGTTGGCGTAAGGGTAAAGGCACTGCGCGAATTGTCACATGCTGCGCGTCCAGTACGATTTCAATCCCCATTTCGGCCAGTTGCGTCTGCACCCTTCGCAAAACCCCTGTTTCTTCAGGGGATATTTTCAGGCGAACGGGAATCAACAGCGGCTGCGCGCAGGCGGCATTCACCCCCGGGGTTAATTGCGCCTGTTTGAGCCAGCGCTCCGCTACGGAAAGCGCCAGCAACAGCAGTTTACCTTCACGTTCGAGCAACGCCATGTCGGGAGCAACAATGGTCAGTACCCGCCCAAAACTCTGGCTATGTCCATCCAGAGAGGGGGGTGAAACCGTGATGTGCTCTTTATGCTCTACCGCCGGGGTATCCAGCAGTTTACGGTACAGCGCTCCCTGCTGTTTTTGATAGCCCGGCTGAGCGTTGGGATAGTTAGCGCCGGTTGGTCGCGGTGCGTTGCCCGCCGGGGATAAACGTGGGGCAGCTGGCTCGCGTGCTACCGCCGGTTCAGCAAAATGGTTACGCCCCGCCGCCACGCGGTTTTCCGGCAGTGGGCGCGGCGCCGGTTCTTCTTTTGCCAGCGGCAACTCTGGCTCTGCCTGCTGCTGCAATACAGCGGCAACGCCCTGATAGATAAAATCATGCACCAGGCGCGACTGGTGGAAGCGCACCTCATGCTTGGCGGGGTGAACGTTAACGTCAACCTGATGCGGGTCGATCTCCAGATAAAGCACAAAGGCGGGCTGTTGATCGGCGCCGAGCTTATCTTCGCAGGCCTGGCGAATGGCGTGATTAATCAGGCGGTCACGCATCATGCGGCCATTCACATAGCAGTACTGAATTTCAGCGAACGCGGCGCTGCTGGCGTTCGGATCGGCAACCCAGCCGCGCAGGGCCAGATCGCCATGCTGCCACTCAATGGACAGCGCTTTTTCCAGAAACGGTGTGCCGCAGATGGCCCCCAGCCGACGCTCCTTTTGCCCGCCTTCCGCCACCGCGCGGTACTGGCGCATCACCTTACCGTTATGGCTGAGGTTAAGGGTGACATCAAAACGCGCCAGCGCAATGCGGCGGATGATCTCGTCGATATGTCCGAATTCGGTCTTCTCGGTTCGCATAAACTTGCGGCGAGCGGGGGTGTTGTAGAACAGATCCAGCACTTCAAGGGTAGTGCCGACAGGGTGCGCCGCCGGTTTCACCGTGACGTCCATATCGCGCCCTTCAGCGTAGGCCTGCCAGGCTTCCTGCTGGTCGGCCGTGCGGGAGGTCAACGTTAAGCGGGAAACGGAGCTGATACTGGCCAGCGCTTCGCCGCGAAAACCCAGGCTGATAATCGCTTCCAGATCGTCGAGTGACGCAATTTTACTGGTGGCATGACGCGCCAGCGCCAGCGCCAGTTCGTCCTTTTTGATGCCACAGCCGTTGTCACGAATGCGGATGAGCTTTGCGCCTCCGCGTTCGATATCGATATCGATGCGGGTCGCCCCCGCATCAAGGCTGTTTTCCACCAGCTCTTTCACTACCGACGCAGGGCGTTCCACCACCTCACCGGCGGCGATTTGGTTCGCGAGCTGCGGCGGTAGAACCTGAATCGGCATGAACTCTCCTTAATTAGTCGCGGTCATTTCACCCGGCAGCGCGGCGCTTGCCGTCTGGGCTGCCCCGCCCTGCGGCGCAGACTGAAGCGGATGCGCGTCAAAGTATTTACGCAGACCGTTGTAAATCGCTTCGGCAATTTGCTGCTGATAGTTGTCGCTTCCCAGTAAACGCTCTTCGCCGTGATTACTGATAAAGCCCGTCTCCACCAGAATCGACGGAATATCCGGCGAACGCAGGACACCGAGGCTCGCATGCTCCGGACGACGCTTATGCAGCGATCCAATGCTTTGCAGCTGGTTCAGTACGTTAGTGGCGACATCATACCCGACGCGCTGAGAATGACCGAATTGTAAATCCAGCACTGCCTGGCTGAGATACGGATCGGCCTGACTGTTTGCCAGCACATCCCCTGCCCCGCCTAACAGTTCAGACTGCTTCTCGTGCTCTTCAAGCCAGTTCGCCATTTCACTGTTGGCGCGACGGTTCGACAGCACCCATACCGACGCACCGGTGGCGTTACGGTTCGGCGCAGCATCCGCGTGAATCGACACCAGGAAGTTGGCGTTTTGCTTACGCGCCACATCCGAGCGACCCATCACCGAAATAAAATAATCTCCGTCGCGGGTCATGACCCCTTTAAACATCGGATCGTCATTCAGAAGCGTACGCAGCTTACGGGCAATGGCGATAGTGACGTTTTTCTCCCGCGTGCCGCCCGGGCCAATCGCGCCAGGATCTTGCCCGCCGTGTCCGGCGTCAATGGCGATAATCACTTTGTCGCCACTGACCGGCGTACGCCGCGCGCTGACCGCCGGACGCGTCACCGTGTTGCTGCTGGTCACGGCGGTAAGTCGGTCATTTTGTGATTTAAACGGATTACGGGCTGGCTCTGACGGACGCGGGGTATAAACCGGCGCTTCCACGCGTTTTGCCACAACCGGTGCAGGCGGTGGAGGCGGCGGCACGTCAGCATTGATGGTGAAGACCACCGTATAGTTCGCGCCGTTTTGCTGCTTAACCGCCTTCGTTTTGCCTTTTTCGGTGAGATCGACCACCAGACGCAGAGACTGCGCATCCTTCGGCGTCCCCGAACGGATGCTTTTCACCAGATTGTTACCGCTGAACTGGAGCGGCAGCCCCTGGATCACCCCGGTCTGTTTAATATCGAGCGCCACGCTGCGGCTGTCGATTTGTGAGAAAGCATATTCAGGGTCGCCCATAAAGCTGAATGTAATACGGGCCTGGCTATCGCCATTCGACACCTGAATATCCGAGAGGCTGGCCGCCCCGGCCTGCGCGCACAGCAGGACCGTGGCAGCCAACACCCAACCTTTAACGCGATTAATCATCCCGTTATCCCTACGCTCAACCGGCTAAACGCGCCAGTAAGGAACAGCCTGATGAGGAAACCGCACTGATGCGCGCCTCACGCCCTTGTGCCTGGTAATCTAAGTGAATTTCGACATCCGGGTCAGGCAGCACACCCGCACCTTGTTGCGGCCACTCCACCAGGCAGATGGCGTCGTTGGCAAAGTAATC is a window of Enterobacter hormaechei ATCC 49162 DNA encoding:
- the amiB gene encoding N-acetylmuramoyl-L-alanine amidase AmiB, which gives rise to MINRVKGWVLAATVLLCAQAGAASLSDIQVSNGDSQARITFSFMGDPEYAFSQIDSRSVALDIKQTGVIQGLPLQFSGNNLVKSIRSGTPKDAQSLRLVVDLTEKGKTKAVKQQNGANYTVVFTINADVPPPPPPAPVVAKRVEAPVYTPRPSEPARNPFKSQNDRLTAVTSSNTVTRPAVSARRTPVSGDKVIIAIDAGHGGQDPGAIGPGGTREKNVTIAIARKLRTLLNDDPMFKGVMTRDGDYFISVMGRSDVARKQNANFLVSIHADAAPNRNATGASVWVLSNRRANSEMANWLEEHEKQSELLGGAGDVLANSQADPYLSQAVLDLQFGHSQRVGYDVATNVLNQLQSIGSLHKRRPEHASLGVLRSPDIPSILVETGFISNHGEERLLGSDNYQQQIAEAIYNGLRKYFDAHPLQSAPQGGAAQTASAALPGEMTATN
- the hfq gene encoding RNA chaperone Hfq, with protein sequence MAKGQSLQDPFLNALRRERVPVSIYLVNGIKLQGQIESFDQFVILLKNTVSQMVYKHAISTVVPSRPVSHHSNNAGGGTGSNYHHGSNAQGSSAPAQDSEETE
- the miaA gene encoding tRNA (adenosine(37)-N6)-dimethylallyltransferase MiaA; its protein translation is MTDVSKASLPKAIFLMGPTASGKTALAIELRKVLPVELISVDSALIYRGMDIGTAKPNADELRAAPHRLLDILDPAQAYSAADFRRDALAEMAEITAAGRIPLLVGGTMLYFKALLEGLSPLPSADPEVRAKIEQQAAEQGWDVLHKQLEEIDPVAAARIHPNDPQRLSRALEVFFISGKTLTELTQTSGDALPYQVHQFAIAPASRELLHQRIEQRFHQMLASDFEAEVRALFARGDLHTDMPSIRCVGYRQMWSYLEGEISYDEMVYRGVCATRQLAKRQITWLRGWEGVHWLDSEKPQQALNEVIEVVGDIAD
- the hflX gene encoding ribosome rescue GTPase HflX, which produces MFDRYDAGEQAVLVHIYFSQDKDMEDLQEFESLVSSAGVEAMQVITGSRKAPHPKYFVGEGKAVEIADAVKATGASVVLFDHALSPAQERNLEALCECRVIDRTGLILDIFAQRARTHEGKLQVELAQLRHLATRLVRGWTHLERQKGGIGLRGPGETQLETDRRLLRGRITQILSRLERVEKQREQGRRARTKADIPTVSLVGYTNAGKSTLFNQITEAQVYAADQLFATLDPTLRRIDVADVGETVLADTVGFIRHLPHDLVAAFKATLQETRQATLLLHVIDAADVRVQENIDAVNVVLEEIDAHEIPTLLVMNKIDMLDDFEPRIDRDEENKPIRVWLSAQAGIGVPLLFQALTERLSGEVAQHTLRLPPQEGRLRSRFYQLQAIEKEWMEDDGSVGMQVRMPIVDWRRLCKQEPALADYIV
- the mutL gene encoding DNA mismatch repair endonuclease MutL, with the protein product MPIQVLPPQLANQIAAGEVVERPASVVKELVENSLDAGATRIDIDIERGGAKLIRIRDNGCGIKKDELALALARHATSKIASLDDLEAIISLGFRGEALASISSVSRLTLTSRTADQQEAWQAYAEGRDMDVTVKPAAHPVGTTLEVLDLFYNTPARRKFMRTEKTEFGHIDEIIRRIALARFDVTLNLSHNGKVMRQYRAVAEGGQKERRLGAICGTPFLEKALSIEWQHGDLALRGWVADPNASSAAFAEIQYCYVNGRMMRDRLINHAIRQACEDKLGADQQPAFVLYLEIDPHQVDVNVHPAKHEVRFHQSRLVHDFIYQGVAAVLQQQAEPELPLAKEEPAPRPLPENRVAAGRNHFAEPAVAREPAAPRLSPAGNAPRPTGANYPNAQPGYQKQQGALYRKLLDTPAVEHKEHITVSPPSLDGHSQSFGRVLTIVAPDMALLEREGKLLLLALSVAERWLKQAQLTPGVNAACAQPLLIPVRLKISPEETGVLRRVQTQLAEMGIEIVLDAQHVTIRAVPLPLRQQNLQNLIPELIGYLAQQTTFDAADTAQWIARHLASEHAPWSMAQAITVLAEVERLCPQLVKAPPGGLLQPVDLQTAMTALKHD